The Oncorhynchus mykiss isolate Arlee chromosome 8, USDA_OmykA_1.1, whole genome shotgun sequence genome includes the window agaaagtattcacacccattaactttttccacattttgttgtgttacagtctgaatttaaaatcgattcaatttagattttgtgtcaataagtattcaagctatgttatggcaagcctaaataagttaaggactaaaaatgtacttaaccagtcacataataagttgcatgcacTCACTCTGTGTCCAATAAAAGtgcttaacatgatttttgaatgaattACCTCATccctgtaccacacacacacaattatctctaaggtccctcagtcaagaagtgaatttcaaatacagatacaaccacaaagaacagggaggttttcaaatgcctcgtaaagaagggcacctattggtagatgggtcaaaataaaaaaaaatattgaatacctttgagcatggtgaagttattattacacttcaaatcaaatctaagtttatttgtcacatgcgccgaatacaacaggtgtagactttacagtgaaatgcttacttacaggctctaaccaacagtacaaaaaaggtattaggtgaacaataggtaagtaaagaaaaaaaacaacagcaaaaagacagtgaaaaataacagtagcaaggctatatacagtagcgaggctacatacaggcaccggttagtggggctgattgaggtagtatatacatgtagatatggatggtgtgtcaatacacccagtcactacaaagatacaggcgtccttcctaactcagttgttggagaggaaggaaaccgctcagggatttccccatgaggccaatggtgacttcaaAACAGTTACAGATTGTAATTGCTTTAAATGCTGTGAgccacaacattgtagttattccacctaaatgacagtgaaaagaagggagCCTGTGCAGTATACAAATATTCCcaaacatgcatcatgtttgcaataaggcactaaagtaacacttcaaaaaatgtggcaaagaaataaaCGTTATattctgaatacaaagcgttaaaGCGTTATGTCCTGAGTAGAATCTATTTAATcccttttgaattcaggctgtagcacaacaaatgTGGAAGTAGTCAAGTGGTAAGCACTGTATTTATTCAGCTCATTACAATGACTACAAGGCCTTGCATGGTGGGCATTACATGGGAGGTATTAGTCACtcctgtgtgtacatgtgtgagcAGTGAGTGAGTTACTGCAGTGAGCAGTAATAGTTCAAGTTTTTTTTCATGTGTAATGAATACTTTGGAACTCATATACCCTTGTGTTCTCACGATAATACCGAGCAACTCACCTGAAGTGTCCATCCTTCAGAGGAGTGGTGGATTCTGTAAGTGTGGACGTACGGTGTCTTTctgaaccagagagagaaaggatttaCACTCAGAATCAGGATATCCTTTTTCACAGCCTTATGTTAATATAAACCAAAGgtaaaacaaactggcaacattGAAACACACGTTGAAAAAACGATCCACTCATTCTGAAAGTGCTCTTAGTTCTAATTACATATTTCTACTCATCTCAGTACAAGACACCCTGTTTTGTCTCTAAACTTCTATGAGTACTTTTCAGCAAATTAATAGACCATTTCAATTTTCTGTTCAATTATTCTTAATTTTTTCATGTTACAGCAATTGATAATGGTCCTAACAAACAATCTAGTTGAACTGAAATAATGATATACCTTTGTAGCCGAGTGACAGCCTAAAACTGAAATACAGAAAATGTAGTATTTATATTTAAGAAAATGTGTTTGCTTGCTTGAGCGCTCTAAAAGCTTTGTATAATAGCATATGCCTACTCCATTTCTACATCCATATGATAGGATATTCAATATGACATTAAATAAAACGGTCTTTGAGCAATCATATAATTTGTAGGCCTGAATCTCAATTAAAATACAATTCAAAGTGGCCAAATTGTGGATTTTGTCATGTCAGAAATGACTACAACCTATTCTATAGTATCTCAAATGTCATGATGAACATGAACAGAAAGCTTACATAAAGCATACATAAAAACAGAATCAAAAATCACATGGGCCTCTGGCAGTTTAAATCGGTAAAATTATTTCAAAAACTCACTCCACAAAAGAGTATAGGCCAGAGAGTGAGTTTATCAACTCACCTCACGCAGAGGCAATACATTCCTTGCAGACTCTCACTGTCCCGCAGGAGAAAGCTCCCCTCTCTACCATGCCTCTCCAGCAACCTTTCCGTTTTCCCCTTACCGATTTTACCGTAGTAGATAGACCGGACCAGCGCGCTCTCACTCTCCGGCTCCATGAGCGTGAAACTTTGGAGATGAGCACCACTGTCACCCTTGCGTGCCATGGAGCCCTGAGAGAGTGCGCAGAAAGACAGACTGTGGGAAAGGGCGTGAGGCAGGAACCGACAGCGTCTTGGTGTTTCACACCTTTTTTTTAAATCGTGTCAAATGCAAAAAAATGGCACCTAATGTTTTTTTCTC containing:
- the LOC110530635 gene encoding SH2 domain-containing protein 1A — encoded protein: MARKGDSGAHLQSFTLMEPESESALVRSIYYGKIGKGKTERLLERHGREGSFLLRDSESLQGMYCLCVRKTPYVHTYRIHHSSEGWTLQLSPGQMLQCFGTLEKLIESCREGVGADSIPPLTHPLDKTQLRDERLRSETAYMEM